ACACGACACGTGAACACCCACACTGCGGAGAAAGTATTCCAATGCGGTGTTAGTGATTATAGTAGTAAATTAAAGAGTAATTTGTTACGTCATATTAGAACGCACACTGGTGAGGAACCCAAAGATTCGACGAGAGCAGAGAGCTGTCCCTCACAGCGCGATCAATAACAGAACTAGTTAAGATCTCGCGGCACTTTCACGGATGCTGGCCCTGGTGGCGTCCAGCACATGGGGCGCCGTGCACTCTCGAGCTCCGGACGGACTAACTCTCATTCCGCGGGAGAGAGTCGCAGTTTGTGTGGGACGAGAGCTGTACGGAACGAACTGTGCCTACATAGATTAGTAATACAGAGTAATGTCAGTCAAATAGTGTTTGTAGGAGTTAAGAGACAATaaatgtgtttaattccatgtGTATGACCGTGTATAGCGGGCAACATTATAGGCCCTTCCGGCGAGACGCCGTGCTACCCTCCGCCCCCGCTTCCTCACCTCGACGCTCCAGCGCTCGCCCGCGGCTCATCGAGGAAAACTAGTGCGCGGGCGTGTTCCCGCTGTATCGCCGACGCACGCTCTGTGCGTGGCTACCGGATTAAAGTTTGTGTTCCGGTACTCGGCGTTTACTTTAATCACACACTTTGCCCCGCTATACGTGTTTTATTTCCATCATTATTAAACTATGTATGCGCGACTCGCACGTCACCGTGTTTTTCATATATCACTATATAGAAGTAAAGCCCCCCGCTATCTTATTTGGATAAAATATTCCCCATAGACCTCGTGCGAAGCCGGACGGGGTCGCtagttattttgtattttcatgTTTAAAGACTGTATTGTGGTTTGTGGTATGTTCTTCTATAATTATGCCTTGAATTATGAGGAGCAATGGGTTTGCATCCTTAAGAAGTATACATTTTCCAATAAGTGTCTTTCACGCAagcgtaatatttttattcgttaGTAAGAACGTCAATTAAgtagtaaattaaaacagttttcCTCGATGAGTAAGAtagctttaataaaaatactatcttTTAGTATTATGTCTTCCatagaaaagtaaaaaaaaaactcttctGCATACGCAAACGAAGTTGCGGGctcagctagtaaataataaaataataaatgactttgcgggcgaagccacaaGCAAAAGTAACTtacctattaataaaaatcttgaatattttcattttcacataatttcgaaacaataaatatttttctattattttacgGTAACCCTAACCTCATTATTGGACAATGAACGTGCGCGGGAAACTCATAATTGTGCAAAAAACTTAACATCCGTCCGTTCCTTAATGTAGCTCTCAGTTGTGCTAGTAATTCGTGTGATTAACGCGTGttataatcaatatttactttttataatattgtacttaGTTTGTTACagtttatgataaataaaattaataattaaaatactaatttaaacaattgaacgttttgaaataaaatatgatgtatatatttaaaaaaatgtgcaaataaaataaaatatttatatcgataTCATTTCCGATTATCAAAACTAGAGTCTAGCTCGAGCAGAATGGCTTACGGGAGAATAGTCAGCCTTGCAATATTGACGGTCGCGTGTCAAGTGTCATCGTGGACCATAGATTTGCCGGACGCGCGAAAATTGTTCTTCACACAGAACAAGGACGAAAACGCAATACAATCAGACAATGGCACAAAatcgtataataatattgaaccGAACAGCTTTCACAACGCAGAAGACTATTATTACGACAAATATGTTACCGACAAccaaaatatagattttgacAGTCGTGGATATGCGGAAGGGTTTAAACATGAAGGCTACATGGAAAAGAAAGTAAGTAGTTACcttagagccatgccccattgctccgtttCGTTCCGTTGAAACGACGCAGCACGTTGCGGCTCtgttgtgctccgttgttttctataagcTTTCTCATTGACGCTCCTaccgaaacttcatacaattttctcCATACATATCTTctactttattaaattgaaaatattgtttaaggatttactttatgtaaaagtaaaagttatttatatcgaAATGCGCATGCAAGCGAAGCTGCGGGCACGACtagtcctactaatattataaatgcgaaaatttatgatgtatgtgtgtgtgtgtgtttgtttgttacgcataatctactagacggataattatgaaatttggtacacgggtagaatataacctggaattccacattgggtacttttatcccgaaattcccacgggagcgaagccccggggcgcagctagtattctATAGATTTCCAGCTTCTTTGTAGCCATTAAAAATGCACACGTGATTTTGGGGGAGGCGGGTTAATATTAATTCTCACCACGGACCAATCGGGAGtgggttaaaaatacaaaaaacaatcaCGTGGCTAATGGACCCCGTACGCGGCAGGTCCGCGACGTCGTCCGCCGCGGCGGCGTGTACCTGGACGGACTGAAGCGCGCGCTCGAGCGCTACGCGGAAGTCCTGAAGAACTGCAGCCGCATCAACTTTAACCAGGTAAACATGCACTCGGATGAAACGgtaacataggtacataatggTAACGGTAAGTGAGAGTTACACTCGCGTGAAGAGGGTTCCGTACaaatattagaattttataGGGTTTCGATTATCAcccttaatttatttactctgcACTTCTGCGGTGTTCACAAAGTTGGTCACCGATAGATTCGGAGGACATTGGCTGTGACAGACggatggacagacagacacacgaGTGATCTCTGGGTGATATAAGGGATCCGTTTTTTACGGGACCCTAAAAACCAGGTACCACAATTCTTCTTTCTCacatcgagtgtgttattgcgaatctaatttaaaaattaaaccttcacaaCATGCACTTTTTACGTCATTGTCTAAATTAAATCGTATTTACCAAAGCTGTGTACAAACTAtatcatttcggaacgaccattaCTGAGAGGACAAATGCCGAAACTCATTTCacttcacgcgggcgaagccgcggtcaaaatcttagtactataataatttaaaatctgacGTGAAAAGTACCCGagttctaatttctgaaaaaagaaaactaaaaaatcttaattccACAGACGAGAAACGCGACCACCTCCAATCGAAACCGCGACCCCCCGTTCCCCTTTCCGGCGTCCAACTTCACTCAGGCCAGCGACTTTGGGAACACCAACTACTCCATCGCCGACGTCCCGGCCTTCAACTTCACTTCCACCAACTTCTCAGCGCTGAACCCCGCCTTCTCCAACAGGGAGTCCATGGCGATGTGCGCGGAAGCCACCAAGCGGCGGGAACACGTGCGGCGGCTGACAGACTTGGCCATCTGGACCACCAAAAGGCTGGAAGACAACGCTTATGACGCTAAATATAATGAGGTAAACTTTGTCTTCTAATTTCGTCTCCTTTCGTTTTTAAGCCAACTTCagtatttatcattatatagCGTGTTATAAGTCTCAAACGTCAAATTCTTCTCttcagtttttaattttttagccaaacgatgattttgccaatgtCAAGGTTGAGAAAGACACTATATTACTAAGAATTATAATTCTTATAGGTTTTTCTGTGATTTACAAGCATTGggactatattttgtattttcttttttttaaattgtaagcTCTATAGTTTCGGAACTCAAGGCGCCGCCTACTCCTCACTGTTGCCGGCGGAGTGtgtgaacattgcgtatttATTTACCGAACGAAAGACCGAATCTAGAAACTACTGACTATGCATGGGGTCatcatttatacattatacacgtataaaccttaaaaaaataatttgtctaaataacaattaaaactgcatcaaaatccgttgcgtggtttaaaagaagaaagcttagaaacacaCGACGCGGAGTACGACTTTGTGGCATATTATGTGATggtagatatatattttcgttCACGTTGCGCGCAGCACCGCGAACAGGAACAGAACGAGTTGCTGCTGAAGCTGTCGTGGTTCCTGGACCGGCTCGCGCACTACACGGGCTTCGAGCCAGACGTCCAGGCCTTCGTCAACGTCACCACCACCGCACGTGAGCGCCGGGGGTCTACCATGAAACACAaacgtagcacgtcattgcgtccacacgctCTTACACGATGTGGGAGAGAGCGTATGGACGTCAGTGTTACGTCAATGTTTCGTTGTAGGCCTCACTATTAGAGTTAGTTGTCCGTATTCGTGTCATAGATTTACATGTTTGATGATTTCGGAGCAACCGCTGAAGGTCGGACAGACTGATACACGAgtgattttatcaaaaaccacctcgtatattttcatttgctAGCACATACGGGTACAAAAACTTAACTGAGCTATAATTAAGAGACCTAATTAACATGATTTATATTTGCCCAGTGTTAATAgagatatttataaagtatattttattaatggtaTCAAAATATCATCttcctataaatataaactctatcctaatcctaactaatattataaatgcgaaagtaagtttgttagttaccttttcacgtcttatctactcaaccaatcacattgaaattttgcatacatgttgtttgaagtacggagaaggacatagggtacctttcaatCCGGAAAAccaactgctcccgtgggaaatcacgcgggcgaagccgctggcaaTAACGCTAGTCGTCTATATGTACACCgatattgcaataaatactTTAGATGTTTGCATTTCCGAGAACTATCGCGCTAATATCATCGAATACCATTAAATAGATCTAGATTTGAGATTAGCACGTCAAATAAAACGTGTCAGGGCCGCCGACGGACCTGTCACCGTCGGTCCGGCTGCCGTTCGCCGACGTGCCGCGCGCGGTCGTGCAGCAGATGATGGACTGCCTGCGGCGGCCGGGGCCGGCGCCGGCCACGGAGCGCTGCCGGTACCCGCTG
This genomic interval from Plodia interpunctella isolate USDA-ARS_2022_Savannah chromosome 30, ilPloInte3.2, whole genome shotgun sequence contains the following:
- the LOC128682553 gene encoding uncharacterized protein LOC128682553, with product MAYGRIVSLAILTVACQVSSWTIDLPDARKLFFTQNKDENAIQSDNGTKSYNNIEPNSFHNAEDYYYDKYVTDNQNIDFDSRGYAEGFKHEGYMEKKVRDVVRRGGVYLDGLKRALERYAEVLKNCSRINFNQTRNATTSNRNRDPPFPFPASNFTQASDFGNTNYSIADVPAFNFTSTNFSALNPAFSNRESMAMCAEATKRREHVRRLTDLAIWTTKRLEDNAYDAKYNEHREQEQNELLLKLSWFLDRLAHYTGFEPDVQAFVNVTTTARPPTDLSPSVRLPFADVPRAVVQQMMDCLRRPGPAPATERCRYPLPLPDAVQRAYESRDPRFANTRPQDPSLSVISTPNDAAPAASDLEILVTADSAADHFSPKRTQRPNVKSIQKRSLQENPLTKFMKYYGKHKIWVNSNPIDGNVGNSDHFDVPNRLPAKTIEKRSIFKKHIHLKIPEPFHALRDHMKKEAAVHYVNNKEQVKLIKGTLEKIRHSASLTIKHNLKKFDHIKKIHKRSVHYGRKYLPRLSENPYQDLSYYSKNAKGVEYNYDPAQAALVRLGLEQVFQTGNIEVVRRYGANFNPLDPNPFFSGLLRASIDV